From a single Osmerus eperlanus chromosome 8, fOsmEpe2.1, whole genome shotgun sequence genomic region:
- the elp3 gene encoding elongator complex protein 3 has protein sequence MGKPKKKSDLSRAELMMMTIADVIKQLVEAHEEGKDINLNKVKTKTSAKYGLSSQPRLVDIIAAVPPTYRRALVPKLKAKPIRTASGIAVVAVMCKPHRCPHISFTGNICVYCPGGPDSDFEYSTQSYTGYEPTSMRAIRARYDPYLQTRHRVDQLKQLGHSVDKVEFIVMGGTFMALAEEYRDYFIRNLHDALSGHTSNNVAEAVRYSERSNTKCVGITIETRPDYCLKRHLSDMLGYGCTRLEIGVQSVYEDVARDTNRGHTVRAVCESFHQAKDAGFKVVAHMMPDLPNVGMERDIEQFIEFFENPAFRPDGLKLYPTLVIRGTGLYELWKTGRYKSYSPSGLVDLVARILALVPPWTRVYRVQRDIPMPLVSSGVEHGNLRELALARMKDMGTECRDVRTREVGIQEIHHKLRPYQVELVRRDYVANGGWETFLSYEDPEQDILIGLLRLRRCSAQSFRPELKGGVSIVRELHVYGSVVPVSSRDPSKFQHQGFGMMLMEEAERIAREEHGSGKLAVISGVGTRNYYRKMGYELEGPYMVKHLDAPCMD, from the exons ATGGGGAAACCAAAGAAGAAGA GTGATCTCAGCCGAGCAGAACTGATGATGATGACCATAGCCGATGTCATCAAGCAGCTAGTTGAGGCGCACGAGGAGGGAAAGGATATTAACCTCAACAA AGTCAAGACTAAAACTTCAGCCAAGTATGGCTTGTCTTCCCAGCCTCGACTGGTGGACATCATTGCAGCCGTGCCACCTACCTATCGACGAGCCCTAGTACCCAAGCTCAAGGCCAAACCCATCCGAACTGCcagtggg ATAGCAGTAGTCGCTGTGATGTGCAAACCCCATCGTTGCCCTCACATCAGCTTCACAGgaaacatctgtgt CTATTGTCCTGGTGGGCCCGATTCTGACTTTGAGTACTCAACACAGTCTTACACTGGCTATGAG CCAACGTCTATGAGAGCCATCAGGGCTCGTTATGATCCCTACCTCCAGACCAGACATCGCGTGGACCAG CTGAAGCAGCTGGGCCACAGCGTGGACAAGGTGGAGTTCATCGTGATGGGCGGGACCTTCATGGCGCTGGCAGAGGAGTACAGAGATTACTTCATCAGGAACCTCCATGACGCCCTGTCAGGCCACACCTCCAACAATGTGGCCGAAGCTGTCAG GTACTCTGAGCGCAGCAACACCAAGTGTGTTGGCATCACCATAGAGACGCGCCCTGACTACTGTCTGAAGAGGCACCTGAGCGACATGCTGGGCTACGGCTGCACCCGTCTGGAGATCGGCGTCCAGAGCGTCTATGAAGACGTGGCGCGGGACACCAACAG AGGACACACGGTTCGGGCGGTGTGTGAGTCCTTTCACCAGGCCAAAGATGCAGGGTTCAAAGTGGTGGCTCACATGATGCCCGACCTGCCCAATGTCggcatggagagagacattgagCAGTTCATT gagtTCTTTGAGAATCCGGCCTTCAGGCCCGACGGGCTGAAGCTGTACCCCACGCTGGTGATCCGAGGCACGGGTCTGTACGAGCTGTGGAAGACTGGCCGCTACAAGAGCTACTCCCCCAGTGGCCTGGTGGACTTGGTGGCCCGCATCCTGGCTCTGGTGCCCCCCTGGACCAGGGTGTACCGCGTGCAGAG GGACATACCAATGCCCCTGGTGAGCTCAGGGGTGGAGCACGGTAATCTGAGAGAGCTGGCTCTGGCCAGGATGAAGGACATGGGCACGGAG TGTCGAGATGTGAGAACAAGAGAAGTTGGCATCCAGGAGATCCACCACAAACTGCGACCATACCAG gtggagCTGGTGAGGAGAGATTACGTGGCCAATGGAGGCTGGGAGACGTTCCTGTCGTACGAGGATCCCGAGCAGGACATTCTGATTGGTCTGCTGCGTCTGCGCCGCTGCTCTGCCCAATCGTTCCGTCCGGAGCTCAAAGGGGGCGTGTCCATCGTGCGTGAACTGCACGTCTATGGCAGCGTGGTTCCTGTTAGTAGCAGAGACCCTAGCAAGTTccagcaccag GGCTTTGGGATGATGCtgatggaggaggcagagaggatagCCAGAGAAGAGCATGGCTCTGGGAAACTAGCTGTCATCTCCG gtgtagGAACTAGGAACTACTATAGGAAGATGGGCTATGAGCTGGAGGGACCGTATATGGTGAAACACCTGGATGCACCCTGTATGGACTGA
- the si:ch211-63o20.7 gene encoding serine/threonine-protein kinase pdik1l-B-like: MEELYTLEREVGRGSYGVVFEGHVSKTGQCVAIKRLPCRSPEGIELYLQELWAMRATAKNHPNVIALHGCLLQTGPKTLQPLKPGQLPLELVESALKGSVGGGSRTQEREHSPFSRSKTQRRTSHSDRSRPQLHDRTDTCFARSRQDRTHSYSSRPKLLDRTNTELFRPRKRPAPEEEEASGLRRCAALWLVMEYCDGGDLNQYLLSGAPDPEMNHSMVQQLGSAVAFLHGLHITHRDLKPDNVLVRLTPAGPVVKVADFGLSKMSVGQAKCDLTRQHFSSTCGSDFYMAPEVWGGLSYTSQADIFSLGVMFWAVLERITFLEEGSMQEQLGAYVCKGRWLMPLGEALSENPDLQLCIPLKARRAPLLPPPPGQAVCALLRDMLASDPDARPRAAQLEGRICSALSEGTNCHGPG; encoded by the exons atggaggagctgtacactctggagagagaggtgggacgtGGCAGCTATGGAGTAGTCTTCGAGGGCCACGTCTCCAAAACGGGACAATGTGTTGCCATAAAGCGTCTTCCGTGCAGAAGCCCAGAGGGCATTGAGCTGTACCTACAGGAGCTGTGGGCCATGAGAGCCACGGCTAAGAACCACCCAAACGTTATTGCTCTGCACGGCTGCCTTCTGCAGACTGGGCCCAAGACCCTGCAGCCGCTAAAGCCTGGTCAGCTGCCCCTGGAGCTGGTGGAAAGTGCCCTGAAGGGAAGCGTGGGTGGAGGCTCTAGGACCCAGGAGAGGGAACACTCGCCCTTCTCACGATCAAAAACACAGCGGAGAACAAGCCACTCTGACCGCTCAAGGCCCCAACTTCATGACAGGACCGACACCTGCTTCGCTAGATCCAGGCAGGACAGGACTCATTCATACTCATCCAGACCGAAGCTTCTGGACAGGACTAACACAGAGCTCTTCAGGCCCAGGAAGAGACCGgctcctgaggaggaggaggctagtGGTCTTAGACGCTGCGCAGCCCTCTGGCTGGTGATGGAGTATTGTGACGGTGGAGACCTGAACCAGTATCTCCTCTCTGGAGCCCCAGACCCTGAGATGAACCACAGCATGGTGCAGCAGCTTGGCAGCGCCGTGGCCTTCTTGCACGGCCTGCACATCACACACCGGGACCTGAAGCCTGACAACGTGCTGGTCCGCCTCACGCCTGCCGGACCCGTCGTCAAG GTGGCAGACTTTGGCCTGAGTAAGATGAGCGTGGGGCAGGCCAAGTGTGACCTGACCAGGCAGcacttctcctccacctgcggCTCGGACTTCTACATGGCTCCAGAGGTATGGGGCGGGCTCAGCTACACATCCCAGGCAGACATCTTCTCCCTGGGGGTGATGTTCTGGGCCGTCCTGGAGAGGATCACCTTCCTGGAGGAAGGATCTATGCAGGAACAGCTGG gTGCCTATGTGTGTAAGGGCCGCTGGCTGATGCCGCTTGGGGAAGCCCTGAGCGAGAACCCAGATCTCCAGCTGTGTATCCCCCTGAAGGCCCGCCGTGCTCCCCTTCTACCGCCCCCTCCTGGCCAGGCCGTGTGCGCGCTGCTCCGGGACATGCTAGCCTCAGACCCTGACGCCAGGCCCAGGGCTGCACAGCTGGAAGGCAggatctgctctgctctgagcgAGGGAACCAACTGTCACGGTCCTGGATGA
- the pnocb gene encoding prepronociceptin b produces the protein MKSPVWSLLLLAYLCSPGRSDCQGECLSCGLRLAQQQAFNTLVCLLECEGLVSPSLTWELCQQAEALPQYPLPPEGGAVSKRTGEEFALIPEDLQSDGELLYSAGMARFQQEGDLERRSAQFDSPQLGSTEEGEGLGLEDREEGVMDELQEGDDATPVDVSKRFGGFLKGRHGYRKLMGSVGRPLQKRYGGFIGIRKSARKWNNQKRVSQLLRQYLGISSRSGRFHSGPGARRPSPL, from the exons ATGAAGAGCCCAGTGTGGAGCCTGCTTCTGCTGGCCTACCTGTGTTCCCCTGGAAGGAGTGACTGTCAGGGGGAATGTCTGTCCTGTGGCCTCCGTCTGGCCCAGCAACAGGCCTTCAACACtctg gtGTGTCTGTTGGAGTGTGAGGGCcttgtgtctccctccctcacctgggAGCTGTGTCAACAGGCTGAAGCGCTACCACAGTATCCTTTACCACCAGAGGGGGGCGCTGTGTCCAAGAGAACAGGGGAAGAGTTTGCCTTGATTCCAGAGGACCTGCAGTCTGACGGAGAACTTCTCTACTCCGCTGGCATGGCACGCTTCCAGCAGGAGGGGGACCTGGAGCGACGCAGTGCCCAGTTCGACTCTCCTCAGCTGGGCTCGaccgaggagggagagggtctgggtctggaggacagggaggagggcgtGATGGATGAGCTCCAGGAAGGGGATGATGCGACCCCTGTTGACGTTTCCAAGCGCTTTGGGGGCTTCCTGAAGGGTCGCCATGGATACAGGAAGCTGATGGGCTCCGTCGGAAGGCCACTGCAGAAACGCTACGGCGGCTTCATCGGGATCAGGAAGTCGGCCCGTAAATGGAACAACCAGAAGCGCGTGAGCCAGCTGCTGAGGCAGTACCTGGGCATCAGCAGCCGCTCTGGAAGGTTCCACAGCGGACCTGGGGCCAGGAGACCGAGCCCACTGTAG
- the znf395b gene encoding zinc finger protein 395b isoform X4 has product MAAMGPGAAEEVSSSQPPSCPSTAQSGAGRPPRSELQESLVYMQCCGQDSSRGMPSTGPADNHQGPVFFPQRRTEGGWANPPAPMQTTTPIMPSFRSPESVEMDEIMAAMVLTSLSCSPVVQSLPQTDPTHGPARPPGDMECAGGELSDSGSSGYWSWDHGNVSPAPSPSVTEMDSSPDEGLHMEPEQWEELTGRKSKSSSRGAYRCLWPGCGKVLTSSVGMKRHVRVLHLGSGSEHSQREEDFYYTKFSSEVSVDTGPVPQTPHTPWASCGSPPSSDLQIPPEPRPRSNSGPLQPSSLSRSAPSGFWQIHTEHLYQACSPVQLTVASQTPASQCWTPPISVCGHTNAQTVRPRCRSVSVGEQWLQQNSTTSRLQTMTSSPSRAHCSFRKGRGEAKKCRKVYGVERKDQWCTACRWKKACQRFPD; this is encoded by the exons ATGGCAGCTATGGGACCAGGGGCAGCGGAGGAGGTCTCGTCTTCACAGCCCCCGTCCTGTCCCTCCACAGCCCAGTCAGGGGCTGGCAGGCCCCCCAGGTCGGAGCTCCAGGAGAGTCTG gTGTACATGCAGTGCTGTGGGCAGGACAGCTCCAGAGGGATGCCCAGTACCGGCCCAGCGGACAATCATCAGGGACCTGTCTTCTTCCcccagaggaggacagaggggggctgggccaaCCCCCCTGCGCCAATGCAGACTACAACTCCCATAATGCCCAG CTTTCGGAGTCCAGAGTCAGTGGAGATGGATGAGATCATGGCCGCCATGGTTCTGACCAGCTTGTCCTGCAGTCCTGTTGTCCAGAGTCTTCCCCAGACAGACCCCACCCATGGGCCAG CTAGGCCCCCGGGGGACATGGAGTGCGCCGGCGGCGAACTGTCTGACAGCGGCAGCAGCGGCTACTGGAGCTGGGACCATGGTAACGTcagtcccgccccctccccgTCCGTCACAGAGATGGACAGCAGCCCAGACGAAGGGCTGCACATGGAGCCAGAGCAGTGGGAGGAGCTAACCGGCAGGAAGTCAAAG agctcCTCCAGAGGGGCCTACAGGTGCTTGTGGCCAGGCTGTGGGAAGGTGCTCACCTCCTCGGTCGGGATGAAGAGACACGTCAGGGTGCTGCACCTGGG aagtggaTCGGAGCACtcgcagagagaggaagacttcTACTACACTAAGTTCTCTAGTGAAGTGTCAGTGGACACTGGCCCAGTaccccagaccccccacaccccctgggCCTCCTgtggctctcctccctcctcagacCTGCAGATCCCCCCAGAACCCAGACCCAGGTCCAACTCCGGCCCGCTCCAGCCCAGCTCGCTCAGCCGTTCTGCCCCCAGCGGCTTCTGGCAGATCCACACTGAGCACCTTTATCAG GCCTGCTCTCCTGTCCAGTTGACGGTGGCCTCCCAGACCCCCGCCTCCCAGTGCTGGACTCCCCCCATCTCGGTGTGTGGCCATACAAATGCTCAG ACGGTGCGACCTCGCTGCAGGTCTGTCAGTGTGGGAGAGCAGTGGCTGCAGCAGAACAGCACCACCAGCAGGCTTCAGACCATGACTTCATCCCCCTCCCGCGCTCACTGCTCCTTCAG GAAGGGACGGGGAGAGGCCAAGAAATGCCGTAAGGTTTACGGTGTGGAGCGCAAAGACCAATGGTGCACTGCCTGTCGCTGGAAAAAAGCATGCCAGCGCTTCCCTGActaa
- the znf395b gene encoding zinc finger protein 395b isoform X2: MAAMGPGAAEEVSSSQPPSCPSTAQSGAGRPPRSELQESLVYMQCCGQDSSRGMPSTGPADNHQGPVFFPQRRTEGGWANPPAPMQTTTPIMPSFRSPESVEMDEIMAAMVLTSLSCSPVVQSLPQTDPTHGPARPPGDMECAGGELSDSGSSGYWSWDHGNVSPAPSPSVTEMDSSPDEGLHMEPEQWEELTGRKSKVGTVQWEELTGRKSKSSSRGAYRCLWPGCGKVLTSSVGMKRHVRVLHLGSGSEHSQREEDFYYTKFSSEVSVDTGPVPQTPHTPWASCGSPPSSDLQIPPEPRPRSNSGPLQPSSLSRSAPSGFWQIHTEHLYQACSPVQLTVASQTPASQCWTPPISVCGHTNAQTVRPRCRSVSVGEQWLQQNSTTSRLQTMTSSPSRAHCSFRKGRGEAKKCRKVYGVERKDQWCTACRWKKACQRFPD; the protein is encoded by the exons ATGGCAGCTATGGGACCAGGGGCAGCGGAGGAGGTCTCGTCTTCACAGCCCCCGTCCTGTCCCTCCACAGCCCAGTCAGGGGCTGGCAGGCCCCCCAGGTCGGAGCTCCAGGAGAGTCTG gTGTACATGCAGTGCTGTGGGCAGGACAGCTCCAGAGGGATGCCCAGTACCGGCCCAGCGGACAATCATCAGGGACCTGTCTTCTTCCcccagaggaggacagaggggggctgggccaaCCCCCCTGCGCCAATGCAGACTACAACTCCCATAATGCCCAG CTTTCGGAGTCCAGAGTCAGTGGAGATGGATGAGATCATGGCCGCCATGGTTCTGACCAGCTTGTCCTGCAGTCCTGTTGTCCAGAGTCTTCCCCAGACAGACCCCACCCATGGGCCAG CTAGGCCCCCGGGGGACATGGAGTGCGCCGGCGGCGAACTGTCTGACAGCGGCAGCAGCGGCTACTGGAGCTGGGACCATGGTAACGTcagtcccgccccctccccgTCCGTCACAGAGATGGACAGCAGCCCAGACGAAGGGCTGCACATGGAGCCAGAGCAGTGGGAGGAGCTAACCGGCAGGAAGTCAAAGGTGGGAACAGTGCAGTGGGAGGAGCTAACCGGCAGGAAGTCAAAG agctcCTCCAGAGGGGCCTACAGGTGCTTGTGGCCAGGCTGTGGGAAGGTGCTCACCTCCTCGGTCGGGATGAAGAGACACGTCAGGGTGCTGCACCTGGG aagtggaTCGGAGCACtcgcagagagaggaagacttcTACTACACTAAGTTCTCTAGTGAAGTGTCAGTGGACACTGGCCCAGTaccccagaccccccacaccccctgggCCTCCTgtggctctcctccctcctcagacCTGCAGATCCCCCCAGAACCCAGACCCAGGTCCAACTCCGGCCCGCTCCAGCCCAGCTCGCTCAGCCGTTCTGCCCCCAGCGGCTTCTGGCAGATCCACACTGAGCACCTTTATCAG GCCTGCTCTCCTGTCCAGTTGACGGTGGCCTCCCAGACCCCCGCCTCCCAGTGCTGGACTCCCCCCATCTCGGTGTGTGGCCATACAAATGCTCAG ACGGTGCGACCTCGCTGCAGGTCTGTCAGTGTGGGAGAGCAGTGGCTGCAGCAGAACAGCACCACCAGCAGGCTTCAGACCATGACTTCATCCCCCTCCCGCGCTCACTGCTCCTTCAG GAAGGGACGGGGAGAGGCCAAGAAATGCCGTAAGGTTTACGGTGTGGAGCGCAAAGACCAATGGTGCACTGCCTGTCGCTGGAAAAAAGCATGCCAGCGCTTCCCTGActaa
- the znf395b gene encoding zinc finger protein 395b isoform X1: MAAMGPGAAEEVSSSQPPSCPSTAQSGAGRPPRSELQESLVYMQCCGQDSSRGMPSTGPADNHQGPVFFPQRRTEGGWANPPAPMQTTTPIMPSFRSPESVEMDEIMAAMVLTSLSCSPVVQSLPQTDPTHGPARPPGDMECAGGELSDSGSSGYWSWDHGNVSPAPSPSVTEMDSSPDEGLHMEPEQWEELTGRKSKVGTVQWEELTGRKSKSSSRGAYRCLWPGCGKVLTSSVGMKRHVRVLHLGSGSEHSQREEDFYYTKFSSEVSVDTGPVPQTPHTPWASCGSPPSSDLQIPPEPRPRSNSGPLQPSSLSRSAPSGFWQIHTEHLYQACSPVQLTVASQTPASQCWTPPISVCGHTNAQTVRPRCRSVSVGEQWLQQNSTTSRLQTMTSSPSRAHCSFSRKGRGEAKKCRKVYGVERKDQWCTACRWKKACQRFPD; this comes from the exons ATGGCAGCTATGGGACCAGGGGCAGCGGAGGAGGTCTCGTCTTCACAGCCCCCGTCCTGTCCCTCCACAGCCCAGTCAGGGGCTGGCAGGCCCCCCAGGTCGGAGCTCCAGGAGAGTCTG gTGTACATGCAGTGCTGTGGGCAGGACAGCTCCAGAGGGATGCCCAGTACCGGCCCAGCGGACAATCATCAGGGACCTGTCTTCTTCCcccagaggaggacagaggggggctgggccaaCCCCCCTGCGCCAATGCAGACTACAACTCCCATAATGCCCAG CTTTCGGAGTCCAGAGTCAGTGGAGATGGATGAGATCATGGCCGCCATGGTTCTGACCAGCTTGTCCTGCAGTCCTGTTGTCCAGAGTCTTCCCCAGACAGACCCCACCCATGGGCCAG CTAGGCCCCCGGGGGACATGGAGTGCGCCGGCGGCGAACTGTCTGACAGCGGCAGCAGCGGCTACTGGAGCTGGGACCATGGTAACGTcagtcccgccccctccccgTCCGTCACAGAGATGGACAGCAGCCCAGACGAAGGGCTGCACATGGAGCCAGAGCAGTGGGAGGAGCTAACCGGCAGGAAGTCAAAGGTGGGAACAGTGCAGTGGGAGGAGCTAACCGGCAGGAAGTCAAAG agctcCTCCAGAGGGGCCTACAGGTGCTTGTGGCCAGGCTGTGGGAAGGTGCTCACCTCCTCGGTCGGGATGAAGAGACACGTCAGGGTGCTGCACCTGGG aagtggaTCGGAGCACtcgcagagagaggaagacttcTACTACACTAAGTTCTCTAGTGAAGTGTCAGTGGACACTGGCCCAGTaccccagaccccccacaccccctgggCCTCCTgtggctctcctccctcctcagacCTGCAGATCCCCCCAGAACCCAGACCCAGGTCCAACTCCGGCCCGCTCCAGCCCAGCTCGCTCAGCCGTTCTGCCCCCAGCGGCTTCTGGCAGATCCACACTGAGCACCTTTATCAG GCCTGCTCTCCTGTCCAGTTGACGGTGGCCTCCCAGACCCCCGCCTCCCAGTGCTGGACTCCCCCCATCTCGGTGTGTGGCCATACAAATGCTCAG ACGGTGCGACCTCGCTGCAGGTCTGTCAGTGTGGGAGAGCAGTGGCTGCAGCAGAACAGCACCACCAGCAGGCTTCAGACCATGACTTCATCCCCCTCCCGCGCTCACTGCTCCTTCAG TAGGAAGGGACGGGGAGAGGCCAAGAAATGCCGTAAGGTTTACGGTGTGGAGCGCAAAGACCAATGGTGCACTGCCTGTCGCTGGAAAAAAGCATGCCAGCGCTTCCCTGActaa
- the znf395b gene encoding zinc finger protein 395b isoform X3, with protein MAAMGPGAAEEVSSSQPPSCPSTAQSGAGRPPRSELQESLVYMQCCGQDSSRGMPSTGPADNHQGPVFFPQRRTEGGWANPPAPMQTTTPIMPSFRSPESVEMDEIMAAMVLTSLSCSPVVQSLPQTDPTHGPARPPGDMECAGGELSDSGSSGYWSWDHGNVSPAPSPSVTEMDSSPDEGLHMEPEQWEELTGRKSKSSSRGAYRCLWPGCGKVLTSSVGMKRHVRVLHLGSGSEHSQREEDFYYTKFSSEVSVDTGPVPQTPHTPWASCGSPPSSDLQIPPEPRPRSNSGPLQPSSLSRSAPSGFWQIHTEHLYQACSPVQLTVASQTPASQCWTPPISVCGHTNAQTVRPRCRSVSVGEQWLQQNSTTSRLQTMTSSPSRAHCSFSRKGRGEAKKCRKVYGVERKDQWCTACRWKKACQRFPD; from the exons ATGGCAGCTATGGGACCAGGGGCAGCGGAGGAGGTCTCGTCTTCACAGCCCCCGTCCTGTCCCTCCACAGCCCAGTCAGGGGCTGGCAGGCCCCCCAGGTCGGAGCTCCAGGAGAGTCTG gTGTACATGCAGTGCTGTGGGCAGGACAGCTCCAGAGGGATGCCCAGTACCGGCCCAGCGGACAATCATCAGGGACCTGTCTTCTTCCcccagaggaggacagaggggggctgggccaaCCCCCCTGCGCCAATGCAGACTACAACTCCCATAATGCCCAG CTTTCGGAGTCCAGAGTCAGTGGAGATGGATGAGATCATGGCCGCCATGGTTCTGACCAGCTTGTCCTGCAGTCCTGTTGTCCAGAGTCTTCCCCAGACAGACCCCACCCATGGGCCAG CTAGGCCCCCGGGGGACATGGAGTGCGCCGGCGGCGAACTGTCTGACAGCGGCAGCAGCGGCTACTGGAGCTGGGACCATGGTAACGTcagtcccgccccctccccgTCCGTCACAGAGATGGACAGCAGCCCAGACGAAGGGCTGCACATGGAGCCAGAGCAGTGGGAGGAGCTAACCGGCAGGAAGTCAAAG agctcCTCCAGAGGGGCCTACAGGTGCTTGTGGCCAGGCTGTGGGAAGGTGCTCACCTCCTCGGTCGGGATGAAGAGACACGTCAGGGTGCTGCACCTGGG aagtggaTCGGAGCACtcgcagagagaggaagacttcTACTACACTAAGTTCTCTAGTGAAGTGTCAGTGGACACTGGCCCAGTaccccagaccccccacaccccctgggCCTCCTgtggctctcctccctcctcagacCTGCAGATCCCCCCAGAACCCAGACCCAGGTCCAACTCCGGCCCGCTCCAGCCCAGCTCGCTCAGCCGTTCTGCCCCCAGCGGCTTCTGGCAGATCCACACTGAGCACCTTTATCAG GCCTGCTCTCCTGTCCAGTTGACGGTGGCCTCCCAGACCCCCGCCTCCCAGTGCTGGACTCCCCCCATCTCGGTGTGTGGCCATACAAATGCTCAG ACGGTGCGACCTCGCTGCAGGTCTGTCAGTGTGGGAGAGCAGTGGCTGCAGCAGAACAGCACCACCAGCAGGCTTCAGACCATGACTTCATCCCCCTCCCGCGCTCACTGCTCCTTCAG TAGGAAGGGACGGGGAGAGGCCAAGAAATGCCGTAAGGTTTACGGTGTGGAGCGCAAAGACCAATGGTGCACTGCCTGTCGCTGGAAAAAAGCATGCCAGCGCTTCCCTGActaa